The following proteins are co-located in the Pan troglodytes isolate AG18354 chromosome 5, NHGRI_mPanTro3-v2.0_pri, whole genome shotgun sequence genome:
- the GPR6 gene encoding G-protein coupled receptor 6 codes for MNASAASLNDSQVVVVAAEGAAAAATAAGGPDTGEWGPPAAAALGAGGGANGSLELSSQLSAGPPGLLLPAVNPWDVLLCVSGTVIAGENALVVALIASTPALRTPMFVLVGSLATADLLAGCGLILHFVFQYLVPSETVSLLTVGFLVASFAASVSSLLAITVDRYLSLYNALTYYSRRTLLGVHLLLAATWTVSLGLGLLPVLGWNCLAERAACSVVRPLARSHVALLSAAFFMVFGIMLHLYVRICQVVWRHAHQIALQQHCLAPPHLAATRKGVGTLAVVLGTFGASWLPFAIYCVVGSHEDPAVYTYATLLPATYNSMINPIIYAFRNQEIQRALWLLLCGCFQSKVPFRSRSPSEV; via the coding sequence ATGAACGCGAGCGCCGCCTCGCTCAACGACTCCCAGGTGGTGGTAGTGGCGGCCGAaggagcggcggcggcggccacAGCAGCAGGGGGGCCGGACACAGGCGAATGGGGACCCCCTGCTGCGGCGGCTCTGGGAGCCGGCGGCGGAGCTAATGGGTCTCTGGAGCTGTCCTCGCAGCTGTCGGCTGGGCCACCGGGACTCCTGCTGCCAGCGGTGAATCCGTGGGACGTGCTCCTGTGCGTGTCGGGGACAGTGATCGCTGGAGAAAACGCGCTGGTGGTGGCGCTCATCGCGTCCACTCCGGCGCTGCGCACGCCCATGTTCGTGCTGGTGGGCAGCCTGGCCACCGCTGACCTGTTGGCGGGCTGTGGCCTCATCTTGCACTTTGTGTTCCAGTACTTGGTGCCCTCGGAGACTGTGAGTCTGCTCACGGTGGGCTTCCTCGTGGCCTCCTTCGCCGCCTCTGTCAGTAGCCTGCTGGCCATTACGGTGGACCGCTACCTGTCCCTGTATAACGCGCTCACCTATTACTCGCGCCGGACCCTGTTGGGCGTGCACCTCCTGCTTGCCGCCACCTGGACCGTGTCCCTAGGCCTGGGGCTGCTGCCCGTGCTGGGCTGGAACTGCCTGGCAGAGCGCGCCGCCTGCAGCGTGGTGCGCCCGCTGGCGCGCAGCCACGTGGCTCTGCTCTCCGCCGCCTTCTTCATGGTCTTCGGCATCATGCTGCACCTGTACGTGCGCATCTGCCAGGTGGTCTGGCGCCACGCGCACCAGATCGCTCTGCAGCAGCACTGCCTGGCGCCACCCCACCTCGCTGCCACCAGAAAGGGTGTGGGTACACTGGCTGTGGTGCTGGGCACTTTCGGCGCCAGCTGGCTGCCCTTCGCCATCTATTGCGTGGTGGGCAGCCATGAGGACCCGGCGGTCTACACTTACGCCACCCTGCTGCCCGCCACCTACAACTCCATGATCAATCCCATCATCTATGCCTTCCGCAACCAGGAGATCCAGCGCGCCCTGTGGCTCCTGCTCTGTGGCTGTTTCCAGTCCAAAGTGCCCTTTCGTTCCAGGTCTCCCAGCGAGGTCTGA